Genomic segment of Streptosporangium sp. NBC_01755:
CATCTGGACTCCCATGCATGTCTGCACTCCTACGAAAATCTGCTGAGGTTCTCCAGGGGTCTCATGGAACAGGTCGATTGACACCTCCCGGCCCAGTGGTTCGCTCCGAAGGTCTCTAGGACCAAGAAAGTGGCGTTCGGGAACGGTTGCGCAGGACAGGTGGCCGTCGACTGACAGATAGAACCGACAGACGGAGAGGTACGGGGCGACAATGTCCCCCGTACCTCTCCGTCTGTCCGCCGAAAGCGGTCTCGTACGGTGTGGCGGCCGTGGTGTGCGCCTTCGGCCTCTGGCGGCTGCTGGGGCCACCCTCATCGGGGCGGGCGCCTTCGCCGCACTCACCTGACGTCACCCGCCACACCGATGGTGAACCACCGTGCGGCGACATACGTGTTAGAAGCATGCGCCGACTGTTTCCCGCCCTGCTGGCCGTCGCCGTCCTCTCGTCGTGTGCCATGGCCGAGCCCAACGTGATCACCGCGGAGGGGGTGCGGCGGGAGGTCCCGGAGAACCCTCCGGTCGCGGAGACCGTGCGTGGTCTGACGTCCTTCGGACACGCCCTGTTCGCCGCGACCGCGAGCCCCGGCGCCAACGCGGTCCTGTCGCCCCTGAGCATCGGTTACGCCTTCGGCCTGGCGAGGGCGGGTGCCTCCAAGGACACCGCGACCGAGCTCGACAGGGTCTTCGGCTTCCCCTCAGCAGGACCGCACACCTCGCTCAACGCGCTCACCAGGCAGATCATCACGACCGAGGACCCGCCACCCCACCCTGTTGTCCCAGGCACGGAGCGGGATGCCGGGGATACCCCCGAAGCGGCGATCGTCGGCATGGCCAACGGGCTGTTCACCCAGGAGGGCCTGGGCGTCAAGGCGGAGTTCCTGCGCACGCTCGCGGCGCAGTACGGTGCGGGCGTGCGCCAGGTGGACTTCGCCGGGGACGGCGCGAAGGTCATCGACGCCTGGGTCGAGGAGCAGACGGCCGGGCGGATCAGGAAGGTGTTCGGCAACCTGGACCCGCGAACCAGGCTGGTCATCGCCAACGCCCTCTACCTCAAGGCCGAGTGGACGACTCCGTTCGTCGAACCAGCCGAGGAAGGCGCCTCCTTCACCCGCGCGGACGGTACGGCCGTGCGTACGGCCCTGATGCGCCGCGACGGCGGCCTCCCGTACGCGGCGGGGCCCGGCTGGCAGGCCGTGGAGCTGCGGTATGCCGGCGGTGACCTGGCCATGTGGGTTCTCGTGCCGCGAGCGGGCGGCTCTCCCGGCGACCTGCTCTCTCCCGCCGTAATGGCACAGGTGGCCGGCGGGCTCAGGGAACGGCCGGTGAGGCTCGCCATGCCACGCTGGGACTTCTCCACGAGCCTGGACCTGACGGAGCCGCTCGGGAAGCTGGGACTGCGGGGGGCCGACTACTCCGGTATCACCGACGACGCCTCTCTTGACCAGGCCGTCCACCGCGCCAACATCACCGTGGACGAGTGGGGCACCGAGGCCGCCGCCGTCACCGGCCTCGCCTTCACCGTGTCGGCCCCCGCCGTGCCCGAGGCCGAGGTCCGCGCCGACCACCCGTTCGCCTTCGCGATCGTCCACCGGCCGACGCTGACCCCGCTGTTCATCGGTCAGGTCGGCGACCCCACCGCCGGGAACTGAGCCCGGTCGAGCCGGGGCAGGCGGGCCGGACGTTGATGATCACGTCCTCAACGAGTCGACGAAATACGCCATTCCGGTCAGCCAGCGGTCGGGGTCCTCGGCTTTGCGCTGGACGAAGCCGGCGACCTCGGGGGGCGGGAAGATATGGAACCGCTCGGCGGCGAGGCCGTCGACCACCGTGTCGGCC
This window contains:
- a CDS encoding serpin family protein, yielding MRRLFPALLAVAVLSSCAMAEPNVITAEGVRREVPENPPVAETVRGLTSFGHALFAATASPGANAVLSPLSIGYAFGLARAGASKDTATELDRVFGFPSAGPHTSLNALTRQIITTEDPPPHPVVPGTERDAGDTPEAAIVGMANGLFTQEGLGVKAEFLRTLAAQYGAGVRQVDFAGDGAKVIDAWVEEQTAGRIRKVFGNLDPRTRLVIANALYLKAEWTTPFVEPAEEGASFTRADGTAVRTALMRRDGGLPYAAGPGWQAVELRYAGGDLAMWVLVPRAGGSPGDLLSPAVMAQVAGGLRERPVRLAMPRWDFSTSLDLTEPLGKLGLRGADYSGITDDASLDQAVHRANITVDEWGTEAAAVTGLAFTVSAPAVPEAEVRADHPFAFAIVHRPTLTPLFIGQVGDPTAGN